One uncultured Draconibacterium sp. genomic window, AGATGTTTTTATATTAAAAAAATCTAATCCGATTTGTGAAATTCCAAAGATGAGTTTTGGTAACATGCCTCTTGATGGTGGAAATCTTTTACTTTCAGATTCAGATAAAAGTGAATTAGTCAGAAAAGAACCTATGGCTGAGAAGTATTTAAAGCCTCTTATTTCAGCAAGAGAGTTTCTGAAAAATGAAAAGCGCTGGTGTTTGTGGCTTGTTGATGCTGACCCGTCAGGATTAAAGAAAATGCCGATTGTTCTAAAAAGAATTGAAGCTGTTAAGCAGTTCAGGCTAGACAGCGTTGCTCCATCAACACAAAAATTTGCCCTAACACCATCCTTATTTCGAGATAAAAAAAATCCGAAGTCATTTTTAGTAATACCAGCGCATTCCTCAGAAAATAGACAATACATCCCCATGGGCTTTTTCTATAATAGTGAGATTTCACACAATAGTTGTCAAACGATAGAAAATGCCAGTTTATATCAATTTGGAGTATTACAGTCATTATTTCATATGGCATGGGTTAGATATACTTGTGGAAGACTTAAGAGTGACTTTAGATATTCAAAAGATTTAGTCTATAACAACTACCCCTGGCCCAAAAATCCAAGCGATAAAAACAAAAAGGCAGTAGAAGAAAAAGCGCAAAAGGTGTTGGATGTACGTGCCGAGTTTCCGGGCAGCAGCCTGGCCGATTTATACGACCCCCTTACCATGCCGCCCAAACTGGTTAAAGCCCACCAGCAGCTCGATAAAACTGTTGATTTATGTTACCGCCCACAAGCCTTCACCACCGAAACAGCGCGAATTGAATACCTTTTTGAATTGTATAACGAGTACACCGCACCGCTGTTGAAGGAGGAGAAGACGAAAAAGAAAAATAATAGTCGCCCTAACCGAAACCGGCCGATTGATGAAAGACATTGATTTGGTGGGGGTGGAATAAATAAAAGAAAGCCCGAACGTTGTGCGCGGTTTAACCGCGTTCCTTTATGTTAACAATCAAAAAAATGCCCGACAAATTCAGAAATAAATACCGCATTTCATCAACCCGTTTGCAAAATAGGGATTATGGCCGCAACGCAGCCTATTTTGTTACCATTTGCACACAGGGCAGGGAACATTATTTTGGCGACGTTGTGGATGGGGAAATGCAATTATCGGCAATTGGGGAAATTGCGCAAACCGAATGGTTAAAAACATTTGATATGCGCCCCGATATGAATTTAATCCTGGGGGAATACATTATTATGCCGAATCATTTTCATGCCATCATTATAATTGGCAAAAATCAATATAATACCGATGGCGGCGGTGATGGCCACGTTGTGGATGGTGGCGTGGGTGATGGCGATGTAGAGACGCAATGCATTGCGTCTCTACCACAAACGCAACAAACGCCACCGGCCAATCAATTTGGGCCGCAACGTAAAAATCTGGCATCAATAATACGTGGATTTAAAATTGGGGTAACCATAAATGCCCGAAAAATAAACCCCGATTTTGCCTGGCAAGCGCGCTACCACGAACACATTATCCGAAACAACGAATCTTTTGAACGCATTTGTAATTATATAATTTCAAATCCCGATAACTGGGATGCAGATCGCAACAAAACCAATTAATAACATCATTATTATGCCCAATAATAATTTTCACTACCGAATGATAAAAGCCCGCGTGGCAGAAACCATAATAAAAGAACTGTTTCAGTATTGCGGTTATAATGTATACGAGCACGGTATGGAGCGCAGCATGCCTGCCCTTACCGGAAAGTTAAATTATGACACCTCGGATACGGCCATGCAAATACGCAAAATGCCCGATTTTGTGGTACAGGCGCCGCCACCGCTCAATAAATTGCACTACGTTGAGGTAAAATACCGAAAGGCTAGCGAATTCCCTGTTTCGAGCGATCAAATCGAAAATTACCCCTATACGAATGCGTGGTTTATTATTGTTTCTAAAAAAGATTTCCGGTGTATCTCCTGTCAACAAATTCTCGCAGGCGAAGATTTACGCAGTAATGATTCTTACTTGTTGGAAAATGTAAAAGAATTTGGATTAGACGAGAAATTAGTAAAACAATTTACAGAGTATGCTGTGCAATTTTTTGAGGGGGTAGAATAACGGTTTCTGCGAGTACGCGATATTATAGCGTTACCGGGCAATTAAAAATCACACGCTACAATCGTTCAGTAGCAGGGGCGAAAACGGTTACTTGTTGAAAGAAATTGATAAATTAGAGCTTGAATAACCACATAAAACACAATAGCTATGAAAAGTGAAATAATAAAAAGCTTGTCGAACAATTTTGAAGACCATTCGCGCACTACCGAAAACGGAATAGAGTTTTGGTTTGCCCGCGATTTGCAGCACCTGTTGGGTTATACTGAATGGCGAAATTTTAATTTGGTAATAACGAAAGCCAAAACAGCTTGCGAAGTAACAGATAACCTGATTGCTGATCATTTTGTTGACGTCAACAAAACGATAGCTATGCCTAAGGGAGCTAGCAAAGAAATCCCGGATATGATGCTAACAAGATACGCTTGTTATCTTATTGCACAAAACGGCGATCCCCGAAAAGAGGCAATTGCTTTTGCACAGAATTATTTTGCTATGCAAACCCGTAAATACGAGGTAGTGGCAAAACGAATTGATGAGTGGGAGCGTCTTCAGGCACGCCAAAAACTAACCTTGTCGGAAAAAGAACTCTCGGAGCTAATTTACGAACGTACAGGCAACGACCGCAACTTTGGAACTATCAGAAGCAAAGGAGACCGCGCGCTTTTCAATCGTACAACGCAACAAATGAAAAATCAGTTGGGTGTACCCAAAGGCCGTGCTTTAGCTGACTTTCTTCCCACGATTACGATAAAGGCAAAAGATTTTGCAACCGAAATTACTGTGTTCAATACCAAAGAAAAAGGCCTGCATAGCGAACAACAAATCTCGCGTGAACACATTACCAACAACAAAGGGGTACGTGATATTTTATTACAAAGGGGTATCAAGCCCGAGGAATTACCTCCTGAAGAAGATATCAAAAAGTTAGAGCGCCGGGTAAACTCCGAATCAAAAAAAATTGGTAAGAATCCTGATAAACTGAATTAGATCTGGACCATCGATGGTATCGGACCATAAATTTTCTATTTTTGTACCGCAGTGCACTGCTATTCGATTATCGCTTTAGTTTCTGCACTTAAAAATATTCTAATAAACCCGGGTTCGCCCCGGGTTTTTTGTTTGTATCTAATTATCTTATTATTGTTGTTTTGCGTCTTTTTCTCGGTACCGGGAAACTAATAATTACAGGATACAATCGTTCCGTAGCAGGGGCGCCTATTGTATGAAGAATTTTTATGCCCTTAGTTCAACCTTCGTCGAAACTCCGAAGGATTTACACCCACCTTCTTCTTAAAAATCAAACTGAAATAATGTATGGTTTGAAAGCCCAGCTCCAAACTAATTTCTTTTACACTTTTATCGGTGGATACAAGCAACTCTTTTGCACGGATGATACGAAGTTGAAGATGATACTGCCCAGGAGAAACACCGGTGTATTTTTTAAACATCTTCCGAAAATAGGAATAACCCACATTGTATTGCTGTGCCAGTTCTTCCAGGTCAATCTCTTTTTCAACATTTTTACGCATTAAAAACCGCACCTCTTCAATTACCTTTGCAATTTGTTTTCCCGAAAATCCTTTCCTTTTCTCAATGGATAGAATGTAGCCCAAAAGTTTTACAACCATGCCCGAAGCAATTTGCTGAAAGCCGGGACGTTCTTTTTCAACCAGATCGAATATTTTTAGGTAGGTATCAATTATTTCTTCTTTTATGCCACAGTGTATAACCGGTTGCGTGGGTGAGAACGCCGGATTTTTTAGCAGATCTTCTGCAATTCTGCCTTTAAAACCAACGTAGTTTTCAACCCAGCCCGTTTTTTTTGTTGGGCGGTAGCGGTGCCACTGGTTGGGGTATATAAAAATAATACTACCCGGTTTTACCTGAAATTTGCCGTAACTGTTTTCGAATGTACCGCTGCCTTCGGTAATGTAGTTTAATTGAAATTCGTGTAGTACACGTCCGGTTTCCCATTCAAAATAATATTCCGACGGATGTTCTCTGGGGGGATACAAAGTGCCTGACTTAATAATTGCCGAACCGGCGACATTCAAATATAAACCCCAATTTATATCTTCCTCAGCACATGTAAGATATTTAAAATATTCCTTGTTCATTTCTGTGTCAAAAAATATAAATTATTTGCCAAATAATGTATTGTTTTCACTAAAAAATGCCAATATTTTTGAAATCTAATTTGAATCAATAAAACTTTAAAACTTAAAAGTCAACAGTATGAATGCAATTCTTGGAATTATCTTTCACTCTTTGGGGGGTGCGTCATCGGGTAGTTGGTATATGCCCTACAATCTGGTAAGGCAGTGGCGATGGGAAATTTACTGGATCGTAGGAGGTCTTTTTTCGTGGTTGTTTATGCCATTTATAGCAGCAGTAATAACCTCTCCCGGATGGCAGGATATTCTATCGGTGACTGATCCCTCAACCATTCGTCTAACCTATATCCTCGGTGTGTTGTGGGGCATAGGCGGACTAACTTACGGTTTGGGAATTCGCTATTTAGGAATGTCCTTGGGTAATTCAGTATTGCTTGGAATTACTTCATTGGTAGGGTCTTTAGGTTTACCAATTCTTCGTAATGTGGGTGGTTTAGCTGAAATTCTACCGGCCGGAGATTCCTTTACCGATATGCTGGCAACTCTTAGTGGACAAATTGTTTTGTTAGGGATACTTGTGCTAATGGTTGGGATTATTTTATGTGGCAAAGCCGGCCTGATGAAAGATAAAGAAATTGCAAAAACGAATGAGGGTGTAAACAGCGAATTTAAATTGACAACTGGTTTAATCATTGCCGTGATTTCTGGAATTCTGAGCGCGTTTTTTAGCTTCGGAATTGATGCCGGAAAAGAGATGGGAGAAGCCGTTCGTGAGATTGCTGTTACAAATGATTTTGCCTTTGTAAGCGATGGTAAATATCTGTTTGAGAACAATATTATCTTTTTGGTTATTCTATGGGGTGGTTTAACCACCAATTTAGTATGGTCTGTAGCTTTAATCATTAAAAATAAAACGGGTGGTGATTTAATTGATAAAAAAACGCCATTACTAAAGAATTATTTGTTTTGTGCATTGGCCGGAACTACATGGTTTTTGCAATTTTTCTTTTACGGAATGGGAGAGACAAAAATTGGGAATGGTGCCAGTTCATGGATTCTTCATATGTCCACAATTATTCTTACTGCTAACTTTTGGGGATTTTATCGTAAAGAATGGGCAGGTGTTGCCAAAAAAACCAGAACCACTATTTTGCTTGGAATTGGTTTGATTTTACTATCGGTAATTATTATGGGTATTGCTAAAGCCGATTTCGTAAACTAAAAAGATTATTCATGCAACGTTTAGCATTTAAAATGACCCTTAACGAAGGGCAAAAAGAGGTATATAAAAAGCGTCATAACGAGCTATGGCCGGAGTTGAAACAACTTTTAAAAGAGGCAGGTATAAGTGAGTATTCAATCTTTCTGGATGAAGAAACCAATACGCTGTTTGCATTTCAGAAGGTAAGCGGAGCCGGAGGTTCGCAAGATTTGGGTAAAACCGATATTGTGAAAAAATGGTGGGCTTTTATGAGCGATATCATGCAAACCAATGCTGATAATTCGCCGGTTTCGGTGGAGCTGGAAGAAGTATTTTATATGGAATAAATCAGAAATAAAACAATAAAAATGAGTGAATTAATTAAAAAGGCATACGAAATTGCCAAGGAGCAATACGCAGCAATTGGTGTTGATACCGATGCAGCAATTGCAAAAATGAAGGATGTAAATATTTCGTTACACTGTTGGCAAACCGATGATGTATCAGGAACCGAAAATCCAGATGGACAATTGTCTGGTGGTATTCAGGCAACAGGTAACTATCCCGGGAAAGCACGTAATGCCTCTGAAATTATGGCTGACTTAGAAAAAGTAATGTCATTACTTCCGGGCAAGCAACGTTTAAACTTACATGCTTTGTACGGAGATTTCTCTGAAGGTATGGTTGACCGCGATGCTATTGGCATTAAACAGTTTCAAGCCTGGATTGACTGGTGTAAAGCGCAAGGTATCGGCCTCGATTTTAACGGATCTTTCTTCTCTCACCCCAAAGCAGATAGTGGATTCACCTTATCTTCAAAAGACGAAGAAATTCGCAAATTCTGGGTTGAGCACCTGAAGCGTTCACGTGAAATTGCAAATGAAATTGGAAAGCAATTAGGAACACCTTGTGTATTGAACACCTGGATTCCTGATGGATCGAAAGATACACCAATCGATCGTAATGGTATGCGTGCACAGCTTACAAAATCACTCGACGAAGGTTTTGAGCAGGAGTTCCCTAAAGAACATATGAAAGATGCTGTGGAATCTAAAGTTTTCGGTATTGGTGCTGAGACTATGACTGTAGGTTCGCACGATTACTACTTAGGATATGCTATCAAGAACAACAAAATGATCTGTTTAGATAATGGTCACTTCCACCCAACAGAAGTAGTAGGCGATAAAATTTCTTCTTGTCTGCAGTTTGTTGACGAAGTATTACTTCATGTAACTCGTCCTGTACGTTGGGATTCTGACCACGTAGTAACACTAAACGAAGAAGTACAAACAATTGCTTCTGAAATTGTACGTAACGATTTTCTGGATAGGGTAAATATTGGCCTCGATTTCTTTGATGCTTCTATAAATCGTATTGGTGCGTATGTTGTTGGAACCCGTGCCGCACAAAAAGCATTTTTAATTGCTGGTTTAGAGCCAACCAAAGAAATTATTAAACTGGAAGAAGCCGGTAAAAACTTCGAACGTTTGGCCATGTTGGAAGAACTGAAAACCATGCCATTTGCTGCAGTTTGGGATTATTACTGTTTGCAGGAAGGTGTACCTACCGGTAGCAATTACATTGCAGAAGTT contains:
- a CDS encoding L-rhamnose isomerase; this translates as MSELIKKAYEIAKEQYAAIGVDTDAAIAKMKDVNISLHCWQTDDVSGTENPDGQLSGGIQATGNYPGKARNASEIMADLEKVMSLLPGKQRLNLHALYGDFSEGMVDRDAIGIKQFQAWIDWCKAQGIGLDFNGSFFSHPKADSGFTLSSKDEEIRKFWVEHLKRSREIANEIGKQLGTPCVLNTWIPDGSKDTPIDRNGMRAQLTKSLDEGFEQEFPKEHMKDAVESKVFGIGAETMTVGSHDYYLGYAIKNNKMICLDNGHFHPTEVVGDKISSCLQFVDEVLLHVTRPVRWDSDHVVTLNEEVQTIASEIVRNDFLDRVNIGLDFFDASINRIGAYVVGTRAAQKAFLIAGLEPTKEIIKLEEAGKNFERLAMLEELKTMPFAAVWDYYCLQEGVPTGSNYIAEVQKYENEVLAKR
- a CDS encoding AraC family transcriptional regulator; the encoded protein is MNKEYFKYLTCAEEDINWGLYLNVAGSAIIKSGTLYPPREHPSEYYFEWETGRVLHEFQLNYITEGSGTFENSYGKFQVKPGSIIFIYPNQWHRYRPTKKTGWVENYVGFKGRIAEDLLKNPAFSPTQPVIHCGIKEEIIDTYLKIFDLVEKERPGFQQIASGMVVKLLGYILSIEKRKGFSGKQIAKVIEEVRFLMRKNVEKEIDLEELAQQYNVGYSYFRKMFKKYTGVSPGQYHLQLRIIRAKELLVSTDKSVKEISLELGFQTIHYFSLIFKKKVGVNPSEFRRRLN
- a CDS encoding L-rhamnose/proton symporter RhaT; this translates as MNAILGIIFHSLGGASSGSWYMPYNLVRQWRWEIYWIVGGLFSWLFMPFIAAVITSPGWQDILSVTDPSTIRLTYILGVLWGIGGLTYGLGIRYLGMSLGNSVLLGITSLVGSLGLPILRNVGGLAEILPAGDSFTDMLATLSGQIVLLGILVLMVGIILCGKAGLMKDKEIAKTNEGVNSEFKLTTGLIIAVISGILSAFFSFGIDAGKEMGEAVREIAVTNDFAFVSDGKYLFENNIIFLVILWGGLTTNLVWSVALIIKNKTGGDLIDKKTPLLKNYLFCALAGTTWFLQFFFYGMGETKIGNGASSWILHMSTIILTANFWGFYRKEWAGVAKKTRTTILLGIGLILLSVIIMGIAKADFVN
- the rhaM gene encoding L-rhamnose mutarotase, with protein sequence MQRLAFKMTLNEGQKEVYKKRHNELWPELKQLLKEAGISEYSIFLDEETNTLFAFQKVSGAGGSQDLGKTDIVKKWWAFMSDIMQTNADNSPVSVELEEVFYME
- the dinD gene encoding DNA damage-inducible protein D, with product MKSEIIKSLSNNFEDHSRTTENGIEFWFARDLQHLLGYTEWRNFNLVITKAKTACEVTDNLIADHFVDVNKTIAMPKGASKEIPDMMLTRYACYLIAQNGDPRKEAIAFAQNYFAMQTRKYEVVAKRIDEWERLQARQKLTLSEKELSELIYERTGNDRNFGTIRSKGDRALFNRTTQQMKNQLGVPKGRALADFLPTITIKAKDFATEITVFNTKEKGLHSEQQISREHITNNKGVRDILLQRGIKPEELPPEEDIKKLERRVNSESKKIGKNPDKLN